In Rhodococcus rhodochrous, a single genomic region encodes these proteins:
- a CDS encoding cytochrome P450, with the protein MAQPNIPEDIDFTDPDLYADRMPFEEFAELRKTAPVWWNKKSPDVGGFHDEGFWVVSRHEEVREVSRRSDVFSNWENTAIPRFNDDIPREAIELQRHVLLNKDAPEHTKLRKLVARGFTPRAINGLRDELDRRSKMIVQEACQAGRGDFVTQIAAELPLQAIADLIGVPQEDRAKIFEWSNQMTGYDDPDNTADPAAASMEVLGYAYQMAAARKENPADDIVTTLIEADIDGDELAPEEFGFFFIVLAVAGNETTRNAITHGMAAFLDNPEQWEIFKRDRPKTAADEIIRWATPVTSFQRTALEDTELGGQTIRKGERVVMLYASANNDEEVFENPREFDILRDPNPHLAFGGTGAHYCLGANLARMEIDLIFNAIADHIPDITKIGDPHRLRSGWLNGIKEFQVDYKTSGGCPVQH; encoded by the coding sequence GTGGCGCAGCCGAACATCCCCGAAGACATCGACTTCACCGATCCCGATCTGTACGCAGACCGTATGCCGTTCGAAGAGTTCGCGGAACTGCGCAAGACGGCACCGGTGTGGTGGAACAAGAAGTCTCCCGACGTCGGTGGTTTCCACGACGAGGGTTTCTGGGTTGTCTCCCGGCACGAGGAGGTCCGTGAGGTCTCCCGCCGGAGCGACGTGTTCTCCAACTGGGAGAACACTGCGATTCCGCGGTTCAACGACGACATTCCGCGCGAGGCCATCGAACTGCAGCGCCACGTCCTGCTCAACAAGGACGCCCCCGAGCACACCAAGCTGCGCAAACTCGTCGCCCGAGGCTTCACGCCCCGTGCGATCAACGGCCTGCGCGACGAGCTCGACCGTCGCTCCAAGATGATCGTCCAGGAGGCCTGCCAGGCCGGTCGGGGTGACTTCGTCACGCAGATCGCCGCGGAACTGCCGCTGCAGGCGATCGCCGATCTCATCGGCGTCCCGCAGGAGGACCGCGCGAAGATCTTCGAGTGGTCCAACCAGATGACGGGCTACGACGACCCGGACAACACCGCCGATCCGGCGGCCGCCTCCATGGAGGTGCTGGGCTACGCCTACCAGATGGCCGCCGCCCGCAAGGAGAACCCGGCCGACGACATCGTCACCACCCTCATCGAGGCCGACATCGACGGCGACGAGCTGGCTCCCGAGGAGTTCGGCTTCTTCTTCATCGTCCTCGCGGTGGCTGGCAACGAGACCACCCGCAACGCCATCACCCACGGCATGGCGGCCTTCCTCGACAACCCCGAGCAGTGGGAGATCTTCAAGCGCGACCGGCCGAAGACCGCCGCCGACGAGATCATCCGCTGGGCCACCCCGGTCACCTCGTTCCAGCGCACGGCGCTCGAGGACACCGAGCTCGGCGGACAGACGATCCGCAAGGGCGAGCGCGTGGTCATGCTGTACGCCTCGGCCAACAACGACGAAGAGGTGTTCGAGAATCCCCGCGAGTTCGACATTCTCCGGGATCCCAACCCGCACCTCGCCTTCGGTGGCACCGGGGCGCACTACTGCCTCGGTGCGAACCTCGCCCGCATGGAGATCGACCTGATCTTCAACGCGATCGCCGACCACATTCCCGACATCACCAAGATCGGCGACCCGCACCGTCTGCGGTCGGGCTGGCTCAACGGCATCAAGGAATTCCAGGTCGACTACAAGACCTCGGGAGGATGCCCGGTCCAGCACTGA
- a CDS encoding helix-turn-helix domain-containing protein, protein MTTAELLLHPVRLRIVQALLGDRTATTAQLRTLLDDVSTATLYRQISTLVDAGVLEVVSERRVRGTVERTFRLVTERAQVTGAQAEEMSADDHRRAFLVFAAQLLDDFDAYLDDPNRRGMADDVVGYRQVALELTDAEALDLVGEMAQLFARYAELGPGPGRRRRLISRVIMPARDPGDPSPEE, encoded by the coding sequence ATGACCACCGCAGAACTGCTGCTGCATCCGGTCCGGCTACGCATCGTCCAGGCACTGCTCGGCGATCGCACCGCGACCACCGCTCAGCTGCGCACACTGCTCGACGACGTCTCCACCGCGACGCTCTACCGCCAGATCTCGACCCTCGTCGACGCCGGGGTACTCGAGGTCGTCTCCGAACGTCGCGTGCGCGGCACCGTCGAGCGCACGTTCCGGCTCGTCACCGAACGCGCCCAGGTCACCGGCGCCCAGGCCGAGGAGATGAGCGCCGACGACCACCGGCGCGCCTTCCTCGTCTTCGCCGCGCAGTTGCTCGACGACTTCGACGCGTATCTCGACGACCCGAACCGGCGAGGCATGGCCGACGACGTCGTGGGCTATCGGCAGGTCGCGCTCGAGCTCACCGACGCGGAGGCCCTGGATCTCGTGGGTGAGATGGCACAGTTGTTCGCGCGCTATGCCGAACTCGGCCCGGGCCCCGGCAGGCGACGGCGGCTGATCAGCCGCGTCATCATGCCGGCCCGCGATCCGGGAGACCCCTCACCCGAGGAGTGA
- a CDS encoding TetR/AcrR family transcriptional regulator has product MARTVDPELRARRRTAIIDSAAALFAEHGFDATPVTAIAKAAGVSSGTVFHHFGDKRGVFRAIFEQGLPETRALVERHRDADDPLEALLDMVAELVGQATDPAAGGLVVEVIRQVGHDPVLAEILDEDDGIVIEGLTHLLRRAGDRIDPSLDPGAAATWISAIKDSAFLYADNPAAVDPVGTIRTIVQRYLTGHTKGPRS; this is encoded by the coding sequence ATGGCACGCACCGTCGACCCCGAACTCCGAGCCCGCCGCCGCACCGCGATCATCGACTCCGCTGCAGCCCTCTTCGCCGAGCACGGCTTCGATGCCACACCGGTGACGGCGATCGCGAAGGCTGCAGGAGTCAGTTCCGGCACGGTCTTCCACCACTTCGGAGACAAGCGCGGAGTGTTCCGCGCGATCTTCGAGCAGGGCCTACCCGAGACCCGGGCCCTCGTGGAGCGTCATCGCGACGCCGACGACCCCCTGGAAGCCCTTCTCGACATGGTCGCCGAACTCGTCGGGCAGGCCACCGATCCCGCAGCCGGAGGACTCGTGGTCGAGGTGATCCGCCAGGTCGGTCACGACCCCGTCCTCGCCGAGATCCTCGACGAGGACGACGGCATCGTGATCGAGGGGCTCACCCATCTCCTGCGCAGAGCGGGCGACCGGATCGACCCGTCCCTCGATCCGGGCGCCGCCGCCACCTGGATCAGCGCGATCAAGGATTCGGCGTTCCTGTACGCGGACAATCCCGCGGCCGTCGATCCGGTCGGGACGATCCGGACGATCGTGCAGCGCTATCTCACCGGACACACGAAAGGACCACGATCATGA
- a CDS encoding NTP transferase domain-containing protein, whose translation MSTAGIVLAAGDGSRLGGRAKALLPHRGRPLLHTVVDALLGGGCDEVVVVVGAFGDEVATACPAGATAVHNPDWSDGMSTSLRRGVDAARTHDRVALTVVDFPGITADLVRHVLDEHRPGTVTLPVFEERPGHPVVFDLADALTAADEATGDEGARSFLARNRDRVRRVDCSDLAEAGDVDTPEDLRRLR comes from the coding sequence ATGTCGACCGCCGGAATCGTTCTCGCAGCAGGGGACGGCTCGCGGTTGGGTGGGCGCGCGAAGGCGTTGCTCCCCCACCGTGGCCGTCCCCTGCTGCATACCGTCGTCGATGCGTTGCTCGGTGGTGGCTGCGACGAGGTCGTGGTGGTGGTCGGTGCGTTCGGCGACGAGGTCGCCACCGCTTGCCCGGCCGGTGCCACGGCGGTGCACAACCCCGACTGGTCCGACGGCATGTCGACCTCCCTGCGCCGCGGGGTCGACGCCGCGCGCACCCACGACCGGGTCGCACTCACCGTCGTCGACTTTCCCGGCATCACGGCCGATCTGGTGCGCCACGTCCTGGACGAGCACCGACCGGGCACGGTCACGCTCCCCGTCTTCGAGGAGCGTCCCGGCCACCCGGTGGTGTTCGACCTCGCCGACGCTCTCACGGCCGCCGACGAGGCCACCGGCGACGAAGGTGCGCGGTCGTTCCTCGCCCGCAACCGCGATCGGGTACGCCGGGTGGACTGCAGCGATCTCGCCGAGGCCGGCGACGTGGATACGCCCGAGGATCTGCGGCGCCTGCGCTGA
- a CDS encoding nuclear transport factor 2 family protein produces the protein MSEEHPARVAARASQAAASGKRKNEWLALFAEDACVEDPVGPSGFDPEGKGHHGHEAIAKFYDMTIANTDKLEFLVDDVLVCGSECVNIGTIRTTMAGNLIDAEGVFVYRVDDDGKIVSLRAFWEVDRAMKTVRPVS, from the coding sequence ATGAGCGAGGAACATCCGGCGCGCGTGGCGGCCCGTGCGTCGCAGGCGGCGGCGAGCGGGAAGCGCAAGAACGAGTGGCTCGCACTGTTCGCCGAGGATGCGTGCGTCGAGGATCCCGTCGGCCCGTCCGGTTTCGATCCCGAGGGCAAGGGACACCACGGCCACGAGGCGATCGCGAAGTTCTACGACATGACCATCGCGAACACCGACAAGCTCGAGTTCCTCGTCGACGACGTGCTGGTGTGCGGCAGTGAGTGCGTCAACATCGGCACGATCCGCACCACGATGGCGGGCAATCTCATCGACGCGGAGGGCGTGTTCGTCTACCGGGTCGACGACGACGGGAAGATCGTGTCGCTGCGTGCGTTCTGGGAAGTGGATCGCGCGATGAAGACCGTACGGCCCGTCTCGTAG
- a CDS encoding TIGR03619 family F420-dependent LLM class oxidoreductase — protein MVSFTVGVAMTPLDQLTGIAQTAEECGYTSIALPDSLFYMEKQTVDYPYTPDGSRMWTPDTPWVDPLIAAASMAAATSTIRFYTQVLKLGSRNPVLLARQVGSVANLTGNRFGLGVGIGWAPEEFEWCGVPYAKRGKRVDEMIDVLKLILGGGMVEHHGEFYDFDRLQMSPAPSEPVPFYVGGHTDVALRRAARIGDGWTSAMIGFDDLVEVITRLRELRAEYGRGDEPFEIQAVCVDRFGSSGYAELADAGVTDIIVVPWIFDGHGFDSPLEAKQESLRKFADKYIHGKDAA, from the coding sequence ATGGTCTCGTTCACCGTCGGGGTCGCGATGACCCCGCTCGACCAGCTCACCGGCATCGCGCAGACCGCCGAGGAGTGCGGATACACCTCGATCGCCCTGCCCGACTCCCTGTTCTACATGGAGAAGCAGACGGTCGACTATCCGTACACTCCCGACGGTTCGCGGATGTGGACGCCCGACACCCCGTGGGTCGATCCGCTCATCGCCGCGGCGTCCATGGCGGCCGCCACGTCGACGATCCGGTTCTACACGCAGGTACTCAAGCTCGGCTCGCGCAATCCGGTGCTGCTGGCACGGCAGGTCGGTTCGGTCGCCAATCTCACCGGCAACCGGTTCGGTCTCGGCGTCGGGATCGGATGGGCGCCGGAAGAATTCGAGTGGTGCGGTGTTCCCTACGCCAAGCGCGGCAAGCGCGTGGACGAGATGATCGACGTACTCAAGCTGATCCTCGGCGGCGGTATGGTCGAGCATCACGGCGAGTTCTACGATTTCGACCGGCTCCAGATGAGCCCCGCACCCAGCGAGCCGGTGCCGTTCTACGTCGGTGGGCACACCGATGTGGCACTGCGTCGCGCGGCCCGGATCGGAGACGGGTGGACGTCGGCGATGATCGGGTTCGACGATCTCGTCGAGGTCATCACGCGCCTGCGCGAGTTGCGTGCCGAGTACGGCCGCGGCGACGAGCCGTTCGAGATCCAGGCCGTGTGCGTCGACCGGTTCGGCAGCTCCGGTTATGCCGAACTCGCCGACGCCGGGGTCACCGACATCATCGTGGTGCCGTGGATCTTCGACGGGCACGGATTCGACTCGCCGCTCGAGGCGAAGCAGGAATCGCTGCGGAAGTTCGCCGACAAGTACATCCACGGAAAGGACGCGGCATGA
- a CDS encoding thiolase domain-containing protein, which translates to MAKQPAAVLGTGQTHYVAKRHDVSMSGLVREAIDRAMADAQVGWDDIDAVVIGKAPDLFEGVMMPELSMVDAIGATGKPMLRVHTAGSVGGSTANVAASLVQSGVHRRVLAVAWEKQSESNAMWALSTPVPFTMPVGAGAGGYFAPHVRSYIRRSGAPEHIGAMVAVKDRLNGAKNPYAHLKQPDITLEKVQASQMLWDPIRYDETCPSSDGACAVVLGDEDTARAAEQAGRRVAWIHATAMRTEPTTYAGRDQVNPEAGRVAAAALWKQAGITDPLTEIDCAEIYVPFSWFEPMWLENLGFTPEGSGWKLTEAGETAIGGQLPINMSGGVLCSNPIGASGMIRFAEAAIQVMGKAGDHQVDGARKALGHAYGGGSQYFSMWVVGSDRPTN; encoded by the coding sequence ATGGCGAAGCAACCCGCAGCTGTCCTCGGAACCGGGCAGACCCATTACGTCGCCAAGCGGCACGACGTGTCGATGTCCGGCCTCGTCCGCGAGGCGATCGACCGCGCCATGGCGGACGCCCAGGTGGGCTGGGACGACATCGACGCCGTCGTGATCGGCAAGGCCCCCGACCTGTTCGAAGGCGTCATGATGCCCGAACTGTCGATGGTCGACGCCATCGGCGCCACGGGCAAGCCGATGCTGCGCGTGCACACCGCCGGGTCCGTCGGGGGCTCGACGGCGAACGTCGCGGCAAGTCTCGTCCAGTCAGGTGTGCACCGCCGGGTGCTCGCCGTGGCCTGGGAGAAGCAGTCCGAGTCGAACGCGATGTGGGCGCTGTCCACGCCGGTCCCGTTCACGATGCCGGTCGGCGCCGGCGCGGGCGGTTACTTCGCGCCGCACGTCCGTTCGTACATCCGCCGCTCCGGCGCCCCCGAGCACATCGGGGCGATGGTCGCGGTCAAGGACCGTCTCAACGGCGCGAAGAATCCCTACGCGCATCTGAAGCAGCCCGACATCACGCTCGAGAAGGTGCAGGCCTCGCAGATGCTGTGGGATCCCATCCGGTACGACGAGACGTGCCCGTCGTCCGACGGTGCGTGCGCGGTCGTGCTCGGCGACGAGGACACCGCGAGGGCCGCCGAACAGGCGGGCCGCCGGGTGGCCTGGATCCATGCCACCGCGATGCGCACCGAACCGACCACCTATGCCGGTCGCGACCAGGTCAATCCGGAAGCCGGCCGGGTCGCCGCCGCGGCGCTGTGGAAGCAGGCCGGTATCACCGATCCGCTCACCGAGATCGACTGCGCCGAGATCTACGTGCCGTTCTCGTGGTTCGAGCCGATGTGGCTCGAGAATCTCGGCTTCACCCCCGAGGGTTCGGGCTGGAAGCTCACCGAGGCCGGCGAGACGGCCATCGGCGGCCAGCTGCCGATCAACATGTCCGGTGGCGTGCTGTGCTCCAACCCGATCGGCGCGTCGGGCATGATCCGCTTCGCCGAGGCCGCGATCCAGGTGATGGGCAAGGCGGGAGACCATCAGGTGGACGGTGCCCGCAAGGCGCTCGGACACGCCTACGGTGGTGGCTCGCAGTACTTCTCCATGTGGGTCGTGGGCTCCGACCGGCCGACGAACTAG
- a CDS encoding thiolase domain-containing protein yields the protein MTDIAVVGFAHAPHVRETFGTTNGVEMLVPCFQELYDKLGITKSDIGFWCSGSSDYLAGRAFSFISAIDAIGAVPPINESHVEMDAAWALYEAWVKLITGEVDTALVYGFGKSSAGTLRRTLSLQLDPYLVAPLGVDSVSLAGLQARMGLDSGKWTNREMAEVAVRSRAAAKNNPKAQLSGDLDIEDLLSQPYIADPLRKHDCAPVTDGAAAIVLASGDRARELCENPAWITGIEHRTDSPNFGSLDLTVSASARAAAQAVTGGDTAFDVAELHAPFTHQELILREAIGLDDSTTINPSGGPLTGNPMFSGGLERIGYAAQAIMDGTAGRALAHATSGAVLQQNLVAVLEGRN from the coding sequence ATGACAGACATCGCAGTCGTCGGCTTCGCGCATGCTCCGCACGTGCGCGAGACGTTCGGCACCACCAACGGCGTCGAGATGCTCGTCCCGTGCTTCCAGGAGCTGTACGACAAGCTCGGCATCACCAAGTCCGACATCGGATTCTGGTGCTCGGGTTCCTCCGATTACCTTGCCGGACGCGCGTTCTCGTTCATCTCGGCGATCGACGCGATCGGCGCGGTCCCGCCCATCAACGAGTCGCACGTCGAGATGGACGCGGCCTGGGCGCTCTACGAAGCGTGGGTCAAGCTCATCACCGGTGAGGTCGACACCGCCCTCGTCTACGGCTTCGGCAAGTCCTCGGCCGGCACCCTGCGGCGCACCCTCTCCCTGCAGCTCGATCCGTACCTCGTGGCACCGCTCGGCGTCGACTCCGTCTCGCTCGCCGGTCTGCAGGCCCGCATGGGTCTCGACTCCGGCAAGTGGACCAACCGCGAGATGGCCGAGGTCGCGGTGCGCAGTCGCGCGGCCGCGAAGAACAACCCGAAGGCCCAGCTCTCGGGCGATCTCGACATCGAGGACCTGCTCTCGCAGCCGTACATCGCCGACCCGCTGCGCAAGCACGACTGCGCTCCGGTCACCGACGGTGCCGCTGCGATCGTCCTCGCGAGCGGCGACCGGGCCCGTGAGCTGTGCGAGAACCCTGCGTGGATCACCGGGATCGAACACCGCACCGACTCACCGAACTTCGGTTCGCTCGACCTCACGGTGTCGGCCTCCGCACGGGCCGCCGCGCAGGCGGTCACCGGTGGCGACACCGCCTTCGACGTCGCCGAACTGCACGCGCCGTTCACGCATCAGGAGCTCATCCTCCGCGAGGCGATCGGTCTGGACGATTCGACGACGATCAATCCGTCCGGCGGACCGCTGACGGGCAACCCGATGTTCTCCGGCGGTCTCGAGCGCATCGGTTACGCAGCGCAGGCGATCATGGACGGCACGGCCGGACGTGCACTCGCGCACGCGACGAGCGGTGCTGTGCTGCAACAGAATCTGGTAGCCGTTCTGGAGGGACGCAACTGA
- a CDS encoding Zn-ribbon domain-containing OB-fold protein codes for MSLGKSAVAEPPLSAPLNLKFDYTRSTGPTVGAFVTGLRDGRILGARGSDGRVLVPPPEFDAVTHEPLTDFVEVGQTGTVVSWTWNAEPLPGQPFDRPFAWALIRLDGADTTLLHAVDVASPDEIGTGLRVRVRWAAERTGKIHDIEAFEPGEATLTVQAADGEPVTMITTPVDLHYRHSASPEESWYLRGLKEGKIIGGRTGPGGKVYVPPRGASPTDGVPTKEPVEVPDKGIVTTFCIVNVPFMGQQIKPPYVAAYVLLDGADIPFLHLILECDASEVRMGMRVEAKWRPREEWDHTLRNIEYFRPTGEPDADYDTFKHHL; via the coding sequence GTGAGCCTGGGAAAGAGCGCGGTTGCCGAGCCACCGCTGAGCGCACCGCTGAATCTGAAGTTCGACTACACACGATCCACCGGGCCGACCGTCGGAGCCTTCGTCACCGGACTGCGCGACGGCCGCATTCTCGGCGCGCGCGGATCCGACGGACGGGTCCTCGTCCCGCCCCCCGAATTCGACGCGGTCACCCATGAACCGCTCACCGATTTCGTCGAGGTCGGGCAGACCGGCACCGTGGTGAGCTGGACGTGGAACGCCGAGCCGTTGCCCGGACAGCCGTTCGACCGGCCGTTCGCGTGGGCGCTGATCCGTCTCGACGGTGCCGACACGACGCTGCTGCACGCGGTCGACGTCGCGTCCCCGGACGAGATCGGGACAGGCCTGCGTGTGCGCGTGCGCTGGGCCGCAGAGCGCACCGGCAAGATCCACGACATCGAGGCCTTCGAACCCGGCGAGGCGACCCTCACCGTGCAAGCGGCCGACGGCGAACCGGTCACCATGATCACCACCCCCGTCGACCTGCACTACCGGCACTCGGCCTCGCCCGAGGAGTCCTGGTACCTGCGCGGTCTCAAGGAGGGGAAGATCATCGGTGGTCGCACCGGCCCCGGCGGGAAGGTCTACGTGCCGCCGCGCGGCGCGAGCCCGACCGACGGTGTGCCCACCAAGGAACCGGTGGAGGTGCCCGACAAGGGCATCGTCACCACCTTCTGCATCGTCAACGTCCCGTTCATGGGCCAGCAGATCAAGCCGCCCTACGTCGCGGCCTACGTGCTGCTCGACGGCGCCGACATCCCGTTCCTGCACCTGATCCTCGAGTGCGACGCCTCCGAGGTGCGCATGGGCATGCGGGTCGAGGCCAAGTGGCGTCCGCGCGAGGAGTGGGACCACACGCTGCGCAACATCGAGTACTTCCGGCCCACCGGTGAACCCGACGCCGACTACGACACCTTCAAACACCACCTCTAG
- a CDS encoding LLM class F420-dependent oxidoreductase → MKLGLQLGYWGAQPPPNAPELVAAAEAEGFDAVFAAESWGSDAFTPLAWWGSSTERVRLGTSVVQISARTPTSCAMHALTLDHLSGGRHILGLGVSGPQVVEGWYGQPFAKPLARTREYVDVIRKVLAREEPVTSDGPHFPLPYAGAGSTGLGKPLKPITHPLRSDIPIWIGAEGPKNVALTAEIADGWLAIYYTPRLASMYDEWLDEGFARSGARRTREDFEIAATCQVVVTDDRAATIAAMKPVTALYVGGMGAPELNFHAQVYRRMGYDAVVEEVTALFRAGRKDEAAAAIPDEMITETMIVGNADEVREGVKRWEEAGVTMLLVGCRDVDQVRTIADVVLR, encoded by the coding sequence ATGAAACTGGGACTGCAACTCGGTTACTGGGGTGCCCAGCCGCCCCCGAACGCACCGGAACTCGTTGCTGCGGCCGAGGCCGAAGGATTCGACGCCGTCTTCGCCGCCGAATCGTGGGGGTCCGACGCGTTCACTCCGCTCGCGTGGTGGGGTTCGTCCACCGAACGGGTGCGGCTCGGCACGTCCGTCGTGCAGATCTCCGCGCGCACACCGACGAGTTGCGCGATGCACGCGCTCACGCTCGATCACCTCTCGGGTGGCCGGCACATTCTCGGCCTCGGCGTCTCGGGGCCGCAGGTGGTGGAGGGCTGGTACGGGCAACCGTTCGCGAAGCCCCTCGCGCGCACCCGCGAGTACGTCGACGTGATCCGCAAGGTGCTCGCGCGCGAAGAGCCGGTGACCAGCGACGGACCGCACTTCCCCCTGCCCTATGCGGGCGCTGGATCCACCGGGCTCGGCAAACCGCTCAAGCCCATCACGCATCCGCTGCGGTCGGACATCCCGATCTGGATCGGTGCCGAGGGCCCGAAGAACGTCGCGCTCACCGCCGAGATCGCCGACGGCTGGCTCGCGATCTACTACACCCCGCGACTGGCGTCGATGTACGACGAGTGGCTCGACGAGGGGTTCGCCCGGTCGGGCGCGCGGCGTACCCGCGAGGACTTCGAGATCGCCGCGACCTGCCAGGTGGTCGTCACCGACGACCGCGCGGCGACCATCGCGGCGATGAAACCGGTGACGGCGCTGTACGTCGGGGGAATGGGCGCGCCGGAGTTGAACTTCCACGCGCAGGTCTACCGGCGGATGGGGTACGACGCCGTGGTCGAGGAGGTGACCGCGTTGTTCCGCGCCGGTCGCAAGGACGAGGCGGCCGCCGCCATCCCGGACGAGATGATCACCGAGACGATGATCGTCGGCAACGCCGACGAGGTACGCGAAGGCGTGAAGCGGTGGGAGGAGGCCGGCGTGACCATGCTGCTGGTCGGTTGCCGCGACGTCGACCAGGTCCGCACGATCGCCGACGTGGTGTTGCGCTAG
- a CDS encoding AMP-binding protein: MYPGVHARTAPDKLAVVLADSGRSLTYRELDDRSAALARVLHDAGLRSGDVVALLTENLPEAFEVFWAAMRSGLYITAVNSHLTAGEVAYIVEDSGAKALIVSATLGELSEQVGEKVTIGSARLAFGGAVRGFESYEDALAAAGPRLEEEPCGAIMLYSSGTTGFPKGIQPDLPDRRVDEPGEPLVTVAQFLFGLTDSDVYYSPAPIYHAAPLRWGGAIHALGGTVVLAEKFDAETALRHIEEHKITAGQMVPTMFVRMLKLDEEIRARHDLSSLRVLVHAAAPCPPEVKRAMIDWLGPVIYEYYSSTEANGITFINSQEWLEHPGSVGKSVLGPAHICDEEGRELPAGEVGTIYLEYEKVPFSYHNDPEKTAASQHPEHPTWTTVGDLGYLDEDGYLYLTDRKSFTIISGGVNIYPQEIENVLALHPAVEDVAVIGVPHPEMGEEVKAVVQVSSGATASPDLADDLIAYVRERVAHFKVPRSVDFVDELPRTPTGKLVKGKLKAAYAS; encoded by the coding sequence ATGTATCCAGGAGTCCACGCCCGCACCGCCCCGGACAAGCTCGCCGTCGTCCTGGCCGACAGCGGCCGGAGCCTGACCTACCGCGAACTCGACGACCGGTCGGCAGCGCTCGCCCGAGTGCTGCACGACGCCGGGCTCCGCTCCGGCGATGTCGTCGCCCTCCTCACCGAGAACCTGCCGGAGGCCTTCGAGGTGTTCTGGGCCGCAATGCGGTCCGGGTTGTACATCACGGCGGTCAACAGTCATCTCACCGCCGGCGAGGTGGCGTACATCGTCGAGGACAGCGGCGCGAAGGCATTGATCGTCTCGGCGACGCTGGGTGAGCTCTCCGAACAGGTCGGCGAGAAGGTCACGATCGGTTCCGCGCGACTCGCGTTCGGCGGCGCCGTGCGTGGTTTCGAGTCGTACGAGGATGCCCTCGCCGCGGCCGGCCCGCGACTCGAGGAGGAACCGTGCGGCGCCATCATGCTGTATTCGTCCGGAACCACGGGCTTCCCCAAGGGCATCCAGCCGGATCTCCCGGACCGTCGCGTCGACGAACCCGGTGAGCCGCTGGTGACGGTGGCGCAGTTCCTCTTCGGCCTCACCGACTCCGACGTCTACTACTCCCCCGCCCCGATCTATCACGCAGCGCCACTGCGCTGGGGTGGGGCGATCCATGCGCTCGGCGGCACGGTGGTCCTCGCCGAGAAGTTCGACGCCGAGACCGCGCTCCGGCACATCGAGGAGCACAAGATCACCGCCGGGCAGATGGTGCCGACGATGTTCGTCCGCATGCTCAAACTCGACGAGGAGATCCGTGCCCGTCACGACCTGTCGAGTCTGCGCGTGCTCGTCCACGCCGCCGCGCCGTGCCCGCCGGAGGTCAAGCGCGCGATGATCGACTGGCTCGGACCGGTGATCTACGAGTACTACAGCTCCACCGAGGCCAACGGGATCACGTTCATCAACAGCCAGGAATGGCTCGAACATCCGGGCTCGGTGGGCAAGAGCGTGCTCGGGCCCGCGCACATCTGCGACGAGGAAGGGCGGGAACTCCCGGCCGGCGAGGTGGGGACGATCTATCTCGAATACGAGAAGGTTCCGTTCTCGTACCACAACGATCCCGAGAAGACCGCAGCGTCGCAGCATCCCGAGCATCCCACCTGGACCACCGTCGGCGACCTCGGTTATCTCGACGAGGACGGTTATCTGTATCTGACCGACCGCAAGTCGTTCACGATCATCTCCGGCGGGGTGAACATCTATCCGCAGGAGATCGAGAACGTGCTCGCCCTGCACCCGGCCGTCGAGGACGTCGCCGTGATCGGCGTACCCCATCCGGAGATGGGCGAGGAGGTCAAGGCCGTCGTGCAGGTGTCGTCCGGTGCCACCGCATCACCCGATCTCGCCGACGACCTCATCGCGTACGTCCGCGAGCGGGTCGCCCACTTCAAGGTGCCGCGGTCGGTGGACTTCGTCGACGAACTGCCCCGCACACCCACGGGCAAGCTGGTGAAGGGCAAACTGAAGGCCGCCTACGCCTCCTGA